In Cotesia glomerata isolate CgM1 linkage group LG1, MPM_Cglom_v2.3, whole genome shotgun sequence, one genomic interval encodes:
- the LOC123265159 gene encoding leucine-rich repeat-containing protein let-4-like, whose translation MATRWVVLFLCCVIVRSEVQSQNRLADWTILDLSQSGLKHLKNYFVNSSFLEHVNLMGNDLVEIESKAFKGLPHLVHLNLSHNKIPFGKFDFAYQSALEILVLDHGFAYSNWENDNKIQLSRSIIFPKLKNLYLRGNHIINFILLSDVVALSEVMPNIAHLYLSENSLSSLNFLDKIPQTLTHLYLDNNRISHFGSSNKNNIKVLSIDKNGFTLLSDTKAINGGLCLKNFVKLEELSVSNSEISRISLHAFDDSQNLRYLNLSYNQISDFLNNTFISLKNLTTLDLDHNLLRVVPNICALKKLQVLSLSSNKISFLSSSSFCGLPNLKKLILSNNGLRTIGSDSFNSMFALEKLDLSKNMLTALPQNWIPAKMNLQYLYVNDNKFVEFSNLSLDSAKNLKYVNIEHNQIKLIYIKSLKSLPENATLEMA comes from the coding sequence atggcaaCGCGTTGGGTAGTTTTGTTTCTGTGCTGTGTCATAGTTCGCAGCGAAGTACAATCGCAAAACCGTTTGGCCGATTGGACAATATTAGACCTATCACAATCCGGTCTGAAGcacttgaaaaactatttcGTGAACAGTTCTTTTCTTGAGCATGTTAATTTAATGGGTAATGATCTCGTTGAAATTGAGAGTAAAGCATTCAAGGGACTGCCACATTTGGTCCATTTGAATTTGTCGCATAATAAAATTCCGTTTGGAAAATTCGATTTTGCTTATCAATCAGCTCTAGAAATTTTAGTCTTGGACCATGGATTCGCGTATTCCAACTGGGAGAACGACAACAAAATCCAGCTTAGCAGGTCGATAATATTCCCGAAATTGAAGAATTTATATTTGCGCGGAAATcatattattaactttatacTATTGAGTGACGTGGTGGCATTAAGTGAAGTTATGCCGAACATTGCGCATCTTTATCTCAGCGAAAATTCACTCAGCTCACTGAATTTCTTGGATAAAATTCCGCAGACTTTGACACATTTGTATTTAGACAATAACAGAATTTCACACTTTGGAAGTTCCAACAAAAACAACATTAAAGTTCTGTCGATTGACAAAAATGGTTTCACACTATTATCCGATACAAAGGCGATTAACGGAGGACtgtgtttgaaaaatttcgtTAAATTGGAAGAATTGTCTGTTTCCAATTCGGAAATTTCCAGGATTTCACTTCACGCTTTTGATGATTCGCAAAATCTGCGGTACCTTAATTTGAGTTACAATCAAATCTCAGATTTTTTGAACAATACGTTTATTAGTTTGAAGAACTTGACGACTTTGGACCTGGACCATAACCTGTTGAGAGTTGTACCTAACATTTGCGCTCTCAAAAAATTGCAAGTTCTGTCTCTTTCTTCTAACAAAATATCTTTCTTGAGCTCGAGTAGCTTCTGCGGATTACCTAATTTGAAGAAACTTATCCTCAGTAACAACGGCTTGAGAACAATTGGCTCTGACTCATTCAACAGTATGTTCGCTTTGGAGAAATTGGACCTTTCGAAGAACATGCTTACGGCTTTGCCTCAAAACTGGATCCCGGCTAAAATGAATTTACAGTATTTGTACGTCAATGATAACAAGTTTGTTGAGTTTTCGAATTTATCGTTAGATTCAGCGAAGAATTTGAAGTATGTTAATATTGAacataatcaaataaaattaatttacattaaatctttaaaatcttTGCCAGAAAATGCAACTTTAGAAATGgcttag
- the LOC123265126 gene encoding adhesive plaque matrix protein-like — translation MFSVSILFCLIASVLAQSADQGSFGSSQSHKPHKTPSNHQPPKLSSSSLQTSEIPSSSSIKPSEPSSSNIKPPNPSSSNIKPSQPISSNIKSSEPLSSNIEPSSFNIKPPDLSSSNIKHTKPLSSKVKPSEPSSSNIKPPDPFFSNVKSSVSNSSNIKPSEPLSSNIKPSVPTSSNIKPSEPLSSHIKPPDPSSSSIKPSEPSPFNIKPPNPSSSNIKPSQPISSNIKSSEPLSSNIEPSSFNIKPPDLSSSNIKHTKPLSSKVKPFKPSSSNIKPPDPFFSNVKSSVSNSSNIKPSEPLSSNIKSPDPSSSRIKPSDLSFPSSKPSPPTFSSIQPPKNTSSSQHHSKSPSSGHQPSKTSKCPFVRSSPYNLSAMCGEWYLYESSLNVRSKDERCIKVKLEEYPVGKFKLISKSYISSISTTSTVVTDVIVKNKDNGVLASHVPLFGSIYKPVTLLTVERDHVILYSCQIRGNKRVESAWVFIKYASSPPIWLDDKVENAFLDHNLKMPNMNSSDYEECLDVFSSYQFDPAPTPETMTISCFLNITCLAKKWREFVNLLMPYS, via the exons ATGTTCAGTGTTTCcatattgttttgtttaatcGCTAGTGTTTTAGCTCAGAGTGCAGATCAAGGATCTTTTGGATCTTCTCAATCTCATAAGCCTCATAAAACTCCTTCCAACCACCAGCCTCCTAAACTTTCTTCCTCCAGCCTTCAAACTTCTGAAAT TCCTTCTTCCTCCAGTATTAAACCTTCTGAACCTTCTTCCTCCAATATCAAACCTCCAAATCCTTCTTCCTCCAACATTAAACCTTCTCAACCTATTTCCTCCAACATTAAATCTTCTGAACCTTTATCATCCAACATTGAACCTTCTTCCTTTAATATTAAACCTCCTGATCTTTCTTCCTCCAACATTAAGCATACTAAACCTTTATCATCCAAAGTTAAACCTTCTGAACCTTCTTCCTCCAATATTAAACCTCCTGACCCTTTTTTCTCCAACGTTAAATCCTCTGTATCTAATTCCTCCAACATTAAGCCTTCTGAACCTTTATCATCTAACATTAAACCTTCTGTACCTACTTCTTCCAACATTAAGCCTTCTGAACCTTTATCATCTCACATTAAACCTCCTGATCCTTCTTCCTCCAGTATTAAACCTTCTGAACCTTCTCCCTTCAATATCAAACCTCCAAATCCTTCTTCCTCCAACATTAAACCTTCTCAACCTATTTCCTCCAACATTAAATCTTCTGAACCTTTATCATCCAACATTGAACCTTCTTCCTTTAATATTAAACCTCCTGATCTTTCTTCCTCCAACATTAAGCATACTAAACCTTTATCATCCAAAGTTAAACCTTTTAAACCTTCTTCCTCCAATATTAAACCTCCTGATCCTTTTTTCTCCAACGTTAAATCCTCTGTATCTAATTCCTCCAACATTAAGCCTTCTGAACCTTTATCATCCAACATTAAATCTCCTGATCCTTCTTCGTCCAGAATTAAACCTTCTGATCTTTCTTTTCCCAGCAGCAAACCTTCCCCACCTACTTTCTCCAGCATCCAACCTCCCAAAAATACTTCCTCCAGCCAGCACCATTCTAAATCTCCTTCCTCTGGCCATCAACCTTCTAAAACTTCTAAATGTCCTTTCGTACGTTCTTCACCGTACAATTTATCAGCG ATGTGTGGAGAATGGTATCTGTACGAAAGTAGTCTCAATGTGCGAAGCAAAGACGAAAGATGCATAAAAGTAAAGTTAGAAGAATATCCCGTTGGTAAATTCAAACTCATCAGTAAATCTTATATATCTAG CATCAGCACAACTTCTACAGTTGTCACTGACGTAATTGTTAAAAACAAGGATAATGGAGTTCTTGCAAGTCATGTTCCGCTTTTTGGTTCTATATACAAGCCTGTAACTTTACTCACAGTAGAAAGAGACCATGTTATATTATATTCTTGCCAAATACGCGGAAATAAACG TGTCGAATCTGCGTGGGTGTTTATCAAGTACGCTTCAAGCCCTCCAATTTGGCTCGACGACAAAGTAGAAAACGCCTTTTTAGATCATAATCTTAAAATGCCTAATATGAATTCGAGCGATTACGAAGAATGTCTTGATGTGTTTTCAAGTTACCAATTTGATCCTGCTCCGACGCCGGAAACCATGACAATATCTTGTTTCTTAAATATTACATGTCTCGCCAAAAAGTGGAGGGAATTTGTGAATTTATTAATGCCTTATAgttag
- the LOC123265251 gene encoding uncharacterized protein LOC123265251: MSQMNTTDLKDCSKIYSNDDVQLPKTSNVQHPNDVEPQKGVYKMVNKFYADSMNSTLTTFADLYVNDDNIYFTNTIPLIGRINTHFRVRSLDKEHAVVWSCEDRGSQHIESGWVFTATPRTPSADFEEKIRRSFTKFGLQVPEMHTHNLEECRKIFATY; encoded by the exons ATGTCGCAAATGAACACCACCGATCTTAAAGATTGCAGCAAGATTTATTCAAACGACGACGTCCAACTTCCAAAAACGTCCAACGTCCAACATCCAAACGACGTCGAACCACAAAAAGGTGTATACAAAAtggtcaataaattttatgcgGATAG CATGAACTCAACTTTGACGACGTTTGCCGACTTGTACGTAAATGATGACaacatatattttactaaCACCATTCCGCTTATCGGACGAATCAACACCCATTTTCGAGTTCGTTCTTTAGACAAGGAACATGCCGTAGTGTGGTCTTGCGAAGATCGCGGATCTCAACA TATCGAATCCGGTTGGGTGTTCACGGCGACTCCAAGAACTCCTTCAGCGgactttgaagaaaaaatacggagatcttttactaaatttggacTTCAAGTCCCGGAAATGCACACACACAATTTAGAGGAGTGTCGTAAGATTTTTGCAACCTactaa